The sequence GTTCGATGTCAGTCCCGCTAGGTGGGGCGGTCACTCGGTCCCTACTTTCCGTCGCCGGTATCTTTACAGTTAAGATACGCAGGACGAGAAAACTAGAACACGTTCCACGTGTTGGATTACGAGGAAACAGCAGATGGCGCATGTGATCACCCGACCATGTTGCAACGATGCCAGTTGTGTCAGCGTGTGTCCGGTCAACTGCATTCACCCCACGCCCGATGAGCCGGAGTTCTTCACGGCGGAGATGTTGTTCATCGATCCCGAGACGTGCATCGACTGCGGGGCGTGCATCGACGAGTGCCCGGTGGAGGCGATCCTCCCCGACGACCAACTCGATGAGCGGGATGAGCCGTATCTGCAGATCAACGCCGACTACTACAAGGACCACGACGTCGAAGGCGGTCTGGTGCCGCCGAAGAAGGCGCCGCAGCTGCCCGAGGGCGAACTGCATGTCGCCATCGTCGGTGCTGGACCGGCCGCCTTCTATGCGGCCGAGGAGCTCGTGCGCAAGCCTCAGGTCAAAGTCGACATGTTCGACCGGCTGCCGACTCCCTACGGCCTCGTGCGGGCCGGTGTCGCCCCCGACCACGCGCCCACCAAGGGCGTCGAGAAGACGTTTGCGGCCACGGCGGCGAAGCGGAACTTCCAGTACTTCCTGAATGTGGAGGTCGGCAAGCACATCACCCACGCAGAGCTTGTCGAGCGCTATCACGCGGTGGTGTACGCTGTCGGTGCGTCCACCGACAAGCGTATGGGGCTCGAGGGGGAGGATCTGGCCGGGTCGATCCCGGCGACGGAGTTCGTCGCCTGGTACAACGGCCATCCCGACTACGCCGATCTCGATGTCGATCTGTCCTCCGAGCGGGCGGTGGTGGTCGGCAACGGCAACGTGGCCCTCGACGTCGCGCGCATCCTGGTCAGTGATCCCGACGAACTCGCGAAGACCGATATCGCCGACCACGCGCTGGCAACCCTGCGTGAGTCGAATGTGAAAGAGGTCGTCCTGCTCGCCCGGCGCGGTGTCGCGCAGGCGGCGTACACCAACAGCGAGTTCCTGGCTCTCGGTGACGTCGAGGGCGTCGATGTGGTCATCGACCCCGACGAACTCGTCCTCGATCCGGCCAGCGAGGCTGCGCTCGAGGCCGACACCCTGGATTCGACGATCGCGACCAAGATCCGTCTCGCGCGCGAGGTCGCCGAGCGGCCGACCACCGAGGGAAACCGGCGAATCGTCTTCCGCTTCCTGGTCTCGCCGATGGAGCTGGCAGGCGACGGGCATGTGGAGCGGTTGACGTGCGTGCGAAACGTGTACGCCCCGGGCACCGAACGGGTGGCGGTGACGCCATCGGACGAGCGCTTCGACATCGACGCCGGCGTGGTGCTGCGGGCGATCGGTTATCGTGGTGTACCTGTCATCGATCTGCCGTTCGACGAGGTGAACGGCGTCGTGCCGAACACCGACGGCAGAGTTCAGGTCGCGGCCGACGGTGAGGTCGTGCCGGGACTCTTCGTCGCTGGATGGATCAAACGTGGTGCGACCGGGGGGATCGGCATGAATCGGATATGTGGCCAGGAGACCGCGGAAGCCATATTGAAAGACTATGTGGCGGGGGTCTTCTCGGGGCCGGCCACGTCTCGCGACGACGTCGCTGAGATCGTCGCGGACCGCGGCGCCCGCCGCATCGGCATGGATGGCTGGAAGGCCATCGACGCAGCCGAGAAGGATGCCGGTAAGTCTGCCGGTCGTCGACGCGTGAAGTTCGTGTCGCTCAACGAGTTCGAGGTCGCCGCCGGTATGGAACCGGTGCAGTAGGGATGCGCGTCGCACTGCTGTCGTATCGCAGCAAGCCGCACTGTGGCGGTCAGGGAGTCTACGTCCGCCATCTGTCCCGGGAGCTCGCGTTGCTCGGCCATGAGGTCGAGATCTTCTCCGGCCAGCCATATCCCGAACTCGACCAGGTTGCCATCGACGCGGGGGTCAAGCTCACCGAGGTGCCGAGCATGGCGCTCTACGACGAGCCGGATCCGTTCCGTACGCCGCGACCTGGTGAGTACCGCGACTGGATCGATCTGCTCGAGGTCGGCTCCATGTGGACGGCCAGCTTCGGCGAGCCCCTGACCTTCAGTCTGCGGGTGGCCCGGATGCTGAAGGAACGACGGGACGACTTCGACATCGTCCATGACAACCAGTGCCTCGGTTACGGTCTGCTCGACATCCAGCGCGCCGGTTTCCCGCTGATCGCCACCATCCACCATCCGATCACGCGCGACCGCACCCTGGCGGTCAAGGCGGCCAAGGGCTGGCGCAAGATCACCGCCTGGCGCTGGCACTCGTTCCTCCGGATGCAGGGCCGGGTCTCCCGCCGAATCCCGGAGCTGCTCACCGTGTCCCGGAGCAGCGAGGTGGACATTCGGAAGGCATTCGACATCTCGTCGGGCCGCATCACCACCATCCCTCTCGGCGTGAACACCGACGTCTTTCGGCCCGGTGTCGAGCGGGTGCCGGGACGCATCGTCTGCGTCGCGAGTGCGGATGCACCGCTCAAGGGTGTCTCCTACCTGCTCGAGGCGGTCGCCAAGCTCAGTGCCGAACGCGAGACCGAGTTGGTCCTGGTGTCCAAGCTCGACCCGAACGGTCCGTCGGCCAAGATGATCGACGACCTGGCCATCGGTGATCGCGTCCGAGTGGTCTCCGGACTGGAGGACGAGGAGATGGCCGACCTGCTGGCGTCTGCCGAGGTCGCTTGTGTCCCATCGTTGTACGAGGGCTTTTCACTCCCAGCGGTCGAGGCGATGAGCTGCGCGACGCCGCTCGTCGCGACGCGCGCCGGCGCGATCCCCGAGGTCGTCGGGACCGCGGAGGAGGCAGCGTTGCTCGTGCCGCCGGGCGATTCCGGCAAGCTCGCGCAGTCCATCGGACGCCTGCTCGACGACGCCGAGCTGCGGGGCAGGCTCGGGCGGGGAGGCCGGAGCCGTGTCGAGGAGCGTTACAGCTGGGCGGCGGTGGCCGCCAAGACCGCAGCTCACTACGAGACCGTCCTGGAACGGGTCGCGCGCGACGGGGGCGTGGCGAACGAGTCCGGCCCGGTCGCGGGCTGACCACAGCAACATCACCGATCGACGAAGGGAACGCGCGTGCTGACAGTGGATTTCGACCGCCTGGGGGTGGGTCCGCAGACCAAGGCGATCGATATCGGTGCCGGGCAGGGGAGGCACTCGTTCGAGATGTTCCGGCGTGGCGCGGATGTCATCGCCTTCGACCAGTCCGAATCCGATATGGCCGACGTCGGCGAGATGTTCGACGCGATGATGGCCGAAGGGCACGTGCCCGCGGATGCGAAAGCGCGCGCCGAGGTCGGTGACGCACTTCGTCTTCCGTACGCCGACAACAGCTTCGACGTCGTCTTGATGTCGGAGATCCTCGAGCACATCCCAGGTGACGAGGCCGCGATGGCCGAGATGGTGCGCATTCTGCGCCCGGGCGGGGTCGCGGCCGTCACGGTCCCGCGGTACTGGCCGGAAAAGGTCTGCTGGGCACTGTCCGACGAGTATCACGAGGTGGAGGGCGGGCATGTCCGCATCTACAAGGCCTCCGAGCTCGCGGACAAGCTGACCAGGGCCGGCCTCGAGGTCACCGGTACCGACCATTCGCACGCACTGCATGCGCCGTACTGGTGGCTGAAATGTGCTGTCGGCGTGGAGAACAACGACAATCTCCTGGTGAAGGGCTATCACCAGCTGCTCGTCTGGGACATGATGAGCAAGCCGTGGCTGACGCGGGTGGGGGAGCAGGCGCTCAACCCGTTCATCGGCAAGTCGGTGGCGCTCTACCTACGGAAGCCGGCCGACTCCGGGACACCGTGACGCGGTTTCCGGCAATCGCCGGGGTGCTGACCGCGCAGCAGGTGGATGCCACGGGCGCCGCAGTCGCTGCGATGCAAGAGGATTCGGGAGCACTGCCGTGGTTCCCGGGCGGACAGACCGATCCGTGGGATCACATCGAATCCGCGATGGCGCTGTCGGTCACCGGACGTGTCGCCGAGGCGGAAGCGGCCTACGAATGGTCGCGCCGCCTGCAGCGCGAGGACGGCTCGTGGCCGATTCGCACCGTCATCGGACACGTCGAAGATGCGAACGTCGACAGCAACTTCTGTGCCTACATCGCGGTCGGGGTCTGGCACCACTACCTGATCACCGGCGACTCGGTGTTCCTCGATCGGATGTGGCCGATGGTGTGGTCGGCGATCGATCTGGTGATGAAGTTCCAGCGACCCGACGGTGCGTTCCGCTGGGGCGGAGACCATCGCACCGGAGCGATGTTCGACCAGGCTCAGATCACCGGCAGCGCAAGCATTTTCCAGGCCATCGATTGCGCGGTCCGGATCGCCGACGAGGTGGGCCAGCCCGACGAGGAGTGGGTCGCCGCGCACGCGGCACTCGGGGACGCGATCCGGGACCGGCCGGAGATCTTCGAACCGCCGTCGGATCACTCGATGGACTGGTACTACCCGATCCTCGGTGGTGCGCTTCGTGGCCGGGCCGGGCAGGAGCACATAGCGCGTCGGTGGGACGAATTCGTGGTCGCAGGCAAAGGCGTTCGCTGCGTGGATCATCGACCGTGGGTCACCGGCGCGGAGACGTGTGAGCTCGCGCTGGCGCTCGATGCTCTCGGGGACACCGCAGACGCGGTCACACTCGTGGAATCCATTCAGCACCTTCGTGATCCCGACGGCTCCTATTGGACGGGACTGGTCTACTCCGACGGCAAGCGGTGGCCCGTCGAGAAGAGTTGCTGGACGTCGGCGGCGGTCATTCTGGCTGCCGACGCGATCAGTCGGACCAGTGCGGGCAACGGGATCTTCCGCGACGTGCG is a genomic window of Gordonia sp. SID5947 containing:
- a CDS encoding FAD-dependent oxidoreductase — its product is MAHVITRPCCNDASCVSVCPVNCIHPTPDEPEFFTAEMLFIDPETCIDCGACIDECPVEAILPDDQLDERDEPYLQINADYYKDHDVEGGLVPPKKAPQLPEGELHVAIVGAGPAAFYAAEELVRKPQVKVDMFDRLPTPYGLVRAGVAPDHAPTKGVEKTFAATAAKRNFQYFLNVEVGKHITHAELVERYHAVVYAVGASTDKRMGLEGEDLAGSIPATEFVAWYNGHPDYADLDVDLSSERAVVVGNGNVALDVARILVSDPDELAKTDIADHALATLRESNVKEVVLLARRGVAQAAYTNSEFLALGDVEGVDVVIDPDELVLDPASEAALEADTLDSTIATKIRLAREVAERPTTEGNRRIVFRFLVSPMELAGDGHVERLTCVRNVYAPGTERVAVTPSDERFDIDAGVVLRAIGYRGVPVIDLPFDEVNGVVPNTDGRVQVAADGEVVPGLFVAGWIKRGATGGIGMNRICGQETAEAILKDYVAGVFSGPATSRDDVAEIVADRGARRIGMDGWKAIDAAEKDAGKSAGRRRVKFVSLNEFEVAAGMEPVQ
- a CDS encoding glycosyltransferase family 4 protein, which encodes MRVALLSYRSKPHCGGQGVYVRHLSRELALLGHEVEIFSGQPYPELDQVAIDAGVKLTEVPSMALYDEPDPFRTPRPGEYRDWIDLLEVGSMWTASFGEPLTFSLRVARMLKERRDDFDIVHDNQCLGYGLLDIQRAGFPLIATIHHPITRDRTLAVKAAKGWRKITAWRWHSFLRMQGRVSRRIPELLTVSRSSEVDIRKAFDISSGRITTIPLGVNTDVFRPGVERVPGRIVCVASADAPLKGVSYLLEAVAKLSAERETELVLVSKLDPNGPSAKMIDDLAIGDRVRVVSGLEDEEMADLLASAEVACVPSLYEGFSLPAVEAMSCATPLVATRAGAIPEVVGTAEEAALLVPPGDSGKLAQSIGRLLDDAELRGRLGRGGRSRVEERYSWAAVAAKTAAHYETVLERVARDGGVANESGPVAG
- a CDS encoding class I SAM-dependent methyltransferase produces the protein MLTVDFDRLGVGPQTKAIDIGAGQGRHSFEMFRRGADVIAFDQSESDMADVGEMFDAMMAEGHVPADAKARAEVGDALRLPYADNSFDVVLMSEILEHIPGDEAAMAEMVRILRPGGVAAVTVPRYWPEKVCWALSDEYHEVEGGHVRIYKASELADKLTRAGLEVTGTDHSHALHAPYWWLKCAVGVENNDNLLVKGYHQLLVWDMMSKPWLTRVGEQALNPFIGKSVALYLRKPADSGTP
- a CDS encoding prenyltransferase — its product is MTRFPAIAGVLTAQQVDATGAAVAAMQEDSGALPWFPGGQTDPWDHIESAMALSVTGRVAEAEAAYEWSRRLQREDGSWPIRTVIGHVEDANVDSNFCAYIAVGVWHHYLITGDSVFLDRMWPMVWSAIDLVMKFQRPDGAFRWGGDHRTGAMFDQAQITGSASIFQAIDCAVRIADEVGQPDEEWVAAHAALGDAIRDRPEIFEPPSDHSMDWYYPILGGALRGRAGQEHIARRWDEFVVAGKGVRCVDHRPWVTGAETCELALALDALGDTADAVTLVESIQHLRDPDGSYWTGLVYSDGKRWPVEKSCWTSAAVILAADAISRTSAGNGIFRDVRQTLAVGR